From Candidatus Rubrimentiphilum sp., one genomic window encodes:
- a CDS encoding dienelactone hydrolase family protein has translation MNSPFRLQEYAMKEIDPTQSTDPRVRRATFVGATAAAAAGTAVLGTAFAQSDLGQAHPPIVAENDPAIVVEHVELQTPDGALPAYAATPKGATATTPCVVVVMAIWGLDVSIRDVVRRFAKAGFAAIAPDLYGRLGAPSGDGVSDISIFRPLAQKLQRPQTAADIKTAAQWLKARHAKARIGVTGFCMGGTIALRQAIDNADVFSADAVWYGSVADIDPAAIHMPIVGNYGERDTGIPAADVRAFQAKLQVPNDIVIYPEAGHAFFDDQRRSYVASAAEDAWRRTLAFFTKYLTA, from the coding sequence ATGAACTCTCCATTTCGCCTCCAGGAGTACGCCATGAAAGAGATTGATCCCACGCAGTCCACCGACCCCAGAGTAAGGCGAGCAACCTTCGTTGGGGCAACTGCGGCGGCAGCCGCAGGCACCGCCGTCCTCGGTACCGCGTTCGCGCAAAGCGACTTGGGCCAAGCTCACCCGCCGATCGTTGCCGAGAACGATCCCGCGATCGTGGTCGAGCACGTCGAGTTGCAAACTCCGGACGGCGCTCTTCCGGCATACGCGGCTACTCCGAAAGGGGCAACTGCGACGACGCCCTGCGTCGTAGTCGTGATGGCAATTTGGGGTCTTGACGTTTCGATTCGTGACGTCGTACGGCGTTTCGCGAAGGCCGGCTTCGCCGCCATCGCACCGGATCTGTACGGACGGCTCGGAGCGCCGAGCGGCGACGGCGTCAGCGACATCTCGATCTTCCGTCCGTTGGCGCAAAAGCTTCAGCGGCCGCAAACCGCGGCCGACATCAAGACGGCGGCCCAGTGGCTGAAGGCACGGCACGCCAAAGCACGCATAGGCGTGACCGGATTTTGCATGGGCGGAACGATCGCGCTGCGCCAAGCGATCGACAACGCGGACGTCTTCTCCGCCGACGCGGTTTGGTATGGCAGTGTGGCGGACATCGATCCGGCGGCGATTCACATGCCGATCGTGGGCAACTACGGCGAGCGTGACACCGGCATTCCGGCCGCCGACGTGCGCGCATTTCAAGCGAAGCTGCAAGTTCCGAACGACATCGTGATCTATCCCGAGGCCGGGCATGCGTTCTTCGACGATCAACGCCGTTCGTATGTAGCTTCCGCGGCCGAGGACGCGTGGCGCCGCACGCTGGCCTTCTTTACAAAGTATTTGACGGCGTAG
- a CDS encoding DNA recombination protein RmuC, translated as MTITLAVLFAVVAAALGAAITWLAVGRARAHEANVRIAEMQRDSFIALANERFSAIVSPVQQKLTEFDALVREMEEKRLGAYEGLREQIAGLIDRSGKMETAATNLSAALRNPTTRGKWGEIQLRRVVELAGMEPYCDFGEQQTLDTGDERGRPDLTVQLPGNSRIFVDAKVPLNAFLEATELSDEAGRRERFRAHASAFKGHVDQLARRNYQRAERSADFVVMFVPGEAFLSAACTENPDLIEYAAGKDVYIASPLTMIALLRSYALGWQQRQQEENAKKIAEAARVLYDRVGVFAGHIAAIGANLEKAVVAYNSAVGSMESRVLPQGRKIRELASLPDAELPELTPVELAPREITALDAQPRRRVNE; from the coding sequence GTGACGATCACGCTGGCCGTCCTTTTCGCAGTCGTCGCCGCCGCGCTCGGCGCGGCGATCACGTGGCTCGCAGTCGGCCGCGCGCGAGCGCATGAAGCCAACGTGCGCATCGCCGAAATGCAGCGCGACTCGTTCATCGCTCTCGCCAACGAACGATTCTCGGCCATCGTCTCACCGGTCCAACAGAAGCTCACCGAATTCGACGCGCTCGTGCGCGAGATGGAAGAGAAGCGGCTCGGCGCTTACGAGGGGCTGCGCGAGCAGATCGCCGGCCTGATCGATCGCAGCGGCAAAATGGAGACCGCTGCCACCAACCTCTCGGCCGCGCTGCGCAACCCGACCACGCGCGGAAAATGGGGCGAGATTCAATTGCGCCGCGTCGTGGAGCTGGCCGGCATGGAACCGTACTGCGACTTCGGCGAACAGCAGACGCTCGACACCGGCGATGAGCGCGGGCGCCCCGATCTGACCGTGCAGCTGCCCGGCAATTCGCGCATCTTCGTGGATGCGAAAGTTCCGCTCAACGCATTCCTCGAGGCGACCGAGCTGTCCGATGAAGCCGGACGGCGCGAGCGCTTCCGCGCTCACGCTTCAGCGTTCAAAGGTCACGTCGATCAGCTCGCACGGCGAAACTACCAGCGCGCCGAACGCTCCGCGGATTTCGTGGTGATGTTCGTGCCGGGCGAAGCCTTCCTGAGCGCAGCGTGCACCGAGAACCCGGATCTCATCGAGTACGCCGCCGGCAAAGACGTTTACATCGCGAGCCCGTTAACGATGATCGCGCTGTTGCGCTCCTATGCGTTGGGCTGGCAGCAGCGCCAGCAGGAAGAAAACGCCAAGAAGATCGCAGAGGCTGCGCGCGTGCTGTACGATCGCGTGGGCGTGTTTGCGGGACACATTGCCGCAATCGGCGCCAACCTCGAAAAAGCCGTCGTGGCGTATAACAGCGCAGTCGGCTCGATGGAGAGCCGCGTACTGCCGCAAGGCCGCAAGATCAGAGAGTTGGCGTCG